A part of Cotesia glomerata isolate CgM1 linkage group LG4, MPM_Cglom_v2.3, whole genome shotgun sequence genomic DNA contains:
- the LOC123262913 gene encoding histone-lysine N-methyltransferase E(z) isoform X4 — protein MSKVKVTAEWKKRVRSEYMRLRQMKRYKRADEVKIAWNQNRKVMTDLLVTEQKRWADGKATWVTMQDVPAHVSCMKKAEVTSSESENQTCPVKIINAVTPIPTMYTWAPIQQNFMVEDETVLHNIPYMGDEILDQDGTFIEELIKNYDGKVHGDRESGFMDDSIFIDLVKALITYEKEDKEREPTRKVRDKEDKDKKEDARGDKTDTKDIKPVGRSPTMQIFNAISSMFPDKGSPVELKEKYIELTERSDPNVLPPECTPNIDGINAKSVPREQVMHSFHTLFCRRCFKYDCFLHRLQVCHPGPNLQKRKGPDLKPFSEPCGSECYMHLEGVKEKLAAQAADNKDDEGDDKRGPRKVRKQASVDSGNEASSEDSNDSNKYSQNGNCQVKISPTDFKQNVNHESEKTEKTEEEDQAQPDHQSPFMLLGLDKRTKQESQFTWTGSEQSVFRALYKAFPGNPCALAQIMLTKTCKEVYEFAQKEAHDIPAVESLKDYTPPRKKKKKHRLWSMHCRKIQLKKDSGANHVHNFAPCDHPGRPCDNSCPCIQAQNFCEKFCQCSTECQNRFPGCRCKAQCNTKQCPCYLAVRECDPDLCQTCGADQFQVTQISCKNVSVQRGLHKHLLMAPSDVAGWGIFLKESAVKNEFISEYCGEIISQDEADRRGKVYDKYMCSFLFNLNNDFVVDATRKGNKIRFANHSINPNCYAKVMMVNGDHRIGIFAKRAIQPGEELFFDYRYGPTEQLKFVGIEREMEFL, from the exons atgtcaaaagtaAAAGTTACTGCGGAATGGAAAAAAAGAGTGAGATCGGAATACATGAGACTCCGCCAAATGAAAAGATACAAGCGTGCTGATGAAGTGAAAATAGCATGGAATCAAAATCGCAAAGTTATGAcag atcTGCTGGTGACAGAGCAAAAGCGCTGGGCAGATGGCAAAGCAACGTGGGTGACCATGCAAGATGTCCCAGCTCACGTGTCCTGCATGAAAAAAGCCGAAGTGACGAGCTCTGAATCCGAAAACCAGACTTGTCCGGTTAAAATCATCAACGCAGTTACTCCCATTCCTACTATGTACACTTGGGCTCCAATCCAGCAGAATTTCATGGTGGAAGACGAAACCGTGCTGCATAATATTCCGTACATGGGCGACGAGATTCTTGACCAGGATGGGACGTTCATCGAagaacttattaaaaattatgacggcaag gttcACGGTGACAGAGAGTCAGGTTTTATGGACGACTCAATATTCATTGATCTCGTAAAAGCATTGATTACCTACGAAAAAGAGGACAAAGAACGCGAGCCAACACGCAAAGTTCGTGATAAAGAGGATAAAGATAAGAAAGAAGACGCTCGTGGGGATAAAACGGACACCAAGGATATAAAACCTGTAGGACGTTCTCCAACCATGCAAATTTTCAac gcCATCTCAAGCATGTTTCCTGACAAAGGAAGTCCAGTTGAGTTGAAGGAAAAATACATCGAATTAACCGAACGCTCAGATCCAAATGTACTTCCTCCAGAGTGTACTCCAAACATTGACGGTATCAATGCTAAGAGTGTACCAAGAGAACAAGTCATGCATTCATTCCACACGCTGTTTTGTCGCAGATGTTTTAAATATGATTGTTTCTTACATc gcTTACAAGTTTGTCATCCGGGACCGAATCTGCAGAAGAGAAAGGGACCAGATTTGAAACCGTTCTCCGAGCCGTGTGGAAGCGAGTGTTATATGCATCTAGAGGGAGTGAAGGAAAAATTAGCGGCTCAGGCTGCTGATAATAAGGATGACGAAGGTGATGATAAACGCGGACCACGGAAGGTGAGGAAACAGGCGAGTGTTGATTCTGGCAATGAGGCTAGCAGTGAGGACAGCAATGACAGTAATAAGTACAGTCAGAATGGAAATTGTCAAG TTAAAATTTCGCCAACAGATTTCAAGCAAAATGTAAACCACGAATCtgaaaaaacagaaaaaaccGAAGAAGAAGATCAAGCACAACCAGACCACCAGTCGCCATTTATGCTCCTGGGTCTGGACAAGCGTACAAAGCAAGAGAGTCAATTTACATGGACTGGATCGGAGCAAAGTGTCTTCCGAGCTCTCTACAAAGCATTCCCCGGTAACCCATGTGCTCTCGCTCAAATAATGTTAACCAAAACTTGCAAAGAGGTTTACGAATTCGCGCAAAAAGAGGCTCACGACATTCCAGCAGTGGAGAGTCTTAAAGATTACACTCCACCGCgcaagaagaagaagaagcaCCGTCTCTGGTCAATGCACTGCAGGAAAATCCAGCTGAAGAAAGATTCGGGTGCGAACCACGTTCACAACTTTGCACCTTGCGACCATCCCGGTAGACCTTGTGACAACTCGTGTCCTTGCATCCAAGCCCAGAATTTCTGCGAGAAATTCTGCCAGTGCTCCACAGAGTGCCAGAACAGATTCCCCGGCTGTCGCTGCAAAGCGCAGTGTAATACCAAGCAGTGTCCTTGCTATCTTGCTGTGCGAGAGTGTGATCCTGATTTGTGTCAGACTTGCGGAGCTGATCAGTTCCAAGTCACTCAGATATCCTGCAAAAATGTCAGCGTCCAGCGTGGACTCCACAAGCATCTTTTGATGGCGCCGTCGGATGTCGCAGGCTGGGGAATTTTCCTCAAGGAGTCGGCTGTTAAGAATGAATTTATCTCGGAGTATTGCGGAGAAATTATCAGTCAGGATGAAGCTGATAGAAGGGGAAAGGTCTACGATAAATATATGTGCAGTTTTCTCTTCAATCTTAATAAtg attttgtGGTGGATGCAACGCGCAAGGGCAACAAAATCAGGTTCGCTAATCACTCGATCAACCCCAACTGCTACGCGAAGGTAATGATGGTCAACGGTGACCACAGGATTGGAATTTTCGCCAAGCGGGCTATTCAACCCGGCGAAGAATTATTCTTCGACTACAG ATACGGACCAACCGAACAGCTTAAATTCGTCGGAATTGAACGAGAAATGGAATTcctgtaa
- the LOC123262913 gene encoding histone-lysine N-methyltransferase E(z) isoform X5, with translation MSKVKVTAEWKKRVRSEYMRLRQMKRYKRADEVKIAWNQNRKVMTDLLVTEQKRWADGKATWVTMQDVPAHVSCMKKAEVTSSESENQTCPVKIINAVTPIPTMYTWAPIQQNFMVEDETVLHNIPYMGDEILDQDGTFIEELIKNYDGKVHGDRESGFMDDSIFIDLVKALITYEKEDKEREPTRKVRDKEDKDKKEDARGDKTDTKDIKPVGRSPTMQIFNAISSMFPDKGSPVELKEKYIELTERSDPNVLPPECTPNIDGINAKSVPREQVMHSFHTLFCRRCFKYDCFLHRLQVCHPGPNLQKRKGPDLKPFSEPCGSECYMHLEGVKEKLAAQAADNKDDEGDDKRGPRKVRKQASVDSGNEASSEDSNDSNKYSQNGNCQDFKQNVNHESEKTEKTEEEDQAQPDHQSPFMLLGLDKRTKQESQFTWTGSEQSVFRALYKAFPGNPCALAQIMLTKTCKEVYEFAQKEAHDIPAVESLKDYTPPRKKKKKHRLWSMHCRKIQLKKDSGANHVHNFAPCDHPGRPCDNSCPCIQAQNFCEKFCQCSTECQNRFPGCRCKAQCNTKQCPCYLAVRECDPDLCQTCGADQFQVTQISCKNVSVQRGLHKHLLMAPSDVAGWGIFLKESAVKNEFISEYCGEIISQDEADRRGKVYDKYMCSFLFNLNNDFVVDATRKGNKIRFANHSINPNCYAKVMMVNGDHRIGIFAKRAIQPGEELFFDYRYGPTEQLKFVGIEREMEFL, from the exons atgtcaaaagtaAAAGTTACTGCGGAATGGAAAAAAAGAGTGAGATCGGAATACATGAGACTCCGCCAAATGAAAAGATACAAGCGTGCTGATGAAGTGAAAATAGCATGGAATCAAAATCGCAAAGTTATGAcag atcTGCTGGTGACAGAGCAAAAGCGCTGGGCAGATGGCAAAGCAACGTGGGTGACCATGCAAGATGTCCCAGCTCACGTGTCCTGCATGAAAAAAGCCGAAGTGACGAGCTCTGAATCCGAAAACCAGACTTGTCCGGTTAAAATCATCAACGCAGTTACTCCCATTCCTACTATGTACACTTGGGCTCCAATCCAGCAGAATTTCATGGTGGAAGACGAAACCGTGCTGCATAATATTCCGTACATGGGCGACGAGATTCTTGACCAGGATGGGACGTTCATCGAagaacttattaaaaattatgacggcaag gttcACGGTGACAGAGAGTCAGGTTTTATGGACGACTCAATATTCATTGATCTCGTAAAAGCATTGATTACCTACGAAAAAGAGGACAAAGAACGCGAGCCAACACGCAAAGTTCGTGATAAAGAGGATAAAGATAAGAAAGAAGACGCTCGTGGGGATAAAACGGACACCAAGGATATAAAACCTGTAGGACGTTCTCCAACCATGCAAATTTTCAac gcCATCTCAAGCATGTTTCCTGACAAAGGAAGTCCAGTTGAGTTGAAGGAAAAATACATCGAATTAACCGAACGCTCAGATCCAAATGTACTTCCTCCAGAGTGTACTCCAAACATTGACGGTATCAATGCTAAGAGTGTACCAAGAGAACAAGTCATGCATTCATTCCACACGCTGTTTTGTCGCAGATGTTTTAAATATGATTGTTTCTTACATc gcTTACAAGTTTGTCATCCGGGACCGAATCTGCAGAAGAGAAAGGGACCAGATTTGAAACCGTTCTCCGAGCCGTGTGGAAGCGAGTGTTATATGCATCTAGAGGGAGTGAAGGAAAAATTAGCGGCTCAGGCTGCTGATAATAAGGATGACGAAGGTGATGATAAACGCGGACCACGGAAGGTGAGGAAACAGGCGAGTGTTGATTCTGGCAATGAGGCTAGCAGTGAGGACAGCAATGACAGTAATAAGTACAGTCAGAATGGAAATTGTCAAG ATTTCAAGCAAAATGTAAACCACGAATCtgaaaaaacagaaaaaaccGAAGAAGAAGATCAAGCACAACCAGACCACCAGTCGCCATTTATGCTCCTGGGTCTGGACAAGCGTACAAAGCAAGAGAGTCAATTTACATGGACTGGATCGGAGCAAAGTGTCTTCCGAGCTCTCTACAAAGCATTCCCCGGTAACCCATGTGCTCTCGCTCAAATAATGTTAACCAAAACTTGCAAAGAGGTTTACGAATTCGCGCAAAAAGAGGCTCACGACATTCCAGCAGTGGAGAGTCTTAAAGATTACACTCCACCGCgcaagaagaagaagaagcaCCGTCTCTGGTCAATGCACTGCAGGAAAATCCAGCTGAAGAAAGATTCGGGTGCGAACCACGTTCACAACTTTGCACCTTGCGACCATCCCGGTAGACCTTGTGACAACTCGTGTCCTTGCATCCAAGCCCAGAATTTCTGCGAGAAATTCTGCCAGTGCTCCACAGAGTGCCAGAACAGATTCCCCGGCTGTCGCTGCAAAGCGCAGTGTAATACCAAGCAGTGTCCTTGCTATCTTGCTGTGCGAGAGTGTGATCCTGATTTGTGTCAGACTTGCGGAGCTGATCAGTTCCAAGTCACTCAGATATCCTGCAAAAATGTCAGCGTCCAGCGTGGACTCCACAAGCATCTTTTGATGGCGCCGTCGGATGTCGCAGGCTGGGGAATTTTCCTCAAGGAGTCGGCTGTTAAGAATGAATTTATCTCGGAGTATTGCGGAGAAATTATCAGTCAGGATGAAGCTGATAGAAGGGGAAAGGTCTACGATAAATATATGTGCAGTTTTCTCTTCAATCTTAATAAtg attttgtGGTGGATGCAACGCGCAAGGGCAACAAAATCAGGTTCGCTAATCACTCGATCAACCCCAACTGCTACGCGAAGGTAATGATGGTCAACGGTGACCACAGGATTGGAATTTTCGCCAAGCGGGCTATTCAACCCGGCGAAGAATTATTCTTCGACTACAG ATACGGACCAACCGAACAGCTTAAATTCGTCGGAATTGAACGAGAAATGGAATTcctgtaa